From Salipiger profundus, a single genomic window includes:
- a CDS encoding glutathione S-transferase family protein, which produces MTDTLYLGDYTYSSWSLRGWLLMVRFGLPFDPVRVDFSEGPVADQLTVIPPARTVPCLVTADGAVIWDSLAIAEELASRHPDAGLWPLDPIARATARSIAAEMHASFGALRSDCPMNLQTGYADVAPSDAVLADVARIETLWAHARTRFGDGGPWLFGAYTAADAFYAPVAARIAGYGLPVSSTAQDYVAAHLADPAFRRWRAMGIAKAEHLARYDRPFRQIGWPGPTPLPARAIETGTPENDLCPYSGKPITHLMNIDGRVFGFCNAFCRDKTVADPLAWPAFAALFDGKGRSTPDRTPSRIPDRS; this is translated from the coding sequence ATGACGGACACGCTGTATCTCGGCGACTACACCTACTCGAGCTGGTCCTTGCGCGGCTGGCTTCTCATGGTGCGGTTCGGCCTGCCCTTCGATCCCGTGAGGGTCGATTTCAGCGAAGGACCGGTCGCGGATCAACTAACCGTGATCCCGCCGGCCCGAACGGTGCCCTGCCTCGTCACCGCGGACGGCGCGGTGATCTGGGACAGCCTCGCCATCGCCGAAGAGCTCGCCAGCCGCCATCCCGACGCGGGCCTATGGCCGCTCGACCCGATCGCCCGCGCCACCGCCCGCAGCATCGCCGCGGAAATGCACGCCAGCTTCGGTGCGCTGCGGTCGGACTGCCCGATGAACCTGCAGACGGGCTATGCCGATGTCGCACCGTCCGACGCCGTTCTCGCCGACGTCGCCCGGATCGAGACGCTCTGGGCTCATGCCCGCACGCGTTTCGGCGATGGCGGCCCCTGGCTTTTCGGCGCCTACACGGCCGCCGACGCCTTCTACGCCCCGGTCGCCGCACGCATCGCCGGCTACGGCCTGCCGGTCTCTTCCACGGCGCAGGACTACGTTGCCGCGCATCTCGCCGATCCGGCCTTTCGCCGCTGGCGCGCCATGGGCATCGCGAAGGCAGAGCATCTCGCGCGCTATGATCGGCCATTCAGGCAGATCGGCTGGCCAGGCCCAACGCCGCTGCCTGCGCGCGCCATTGAGACCGGCACGCCGGAGAATGACCTCTGCCCCTACTCGGGCAAGCCGATCACCCACCTGATGAACATTGACGGGCGCGTCTTCGGGTTCTGCAACGCCTTCTGCCGCGACAAGACCGTGGCCGATCCGCTGGCCTGGCCAGCCTTCGCGGCCCTCTTTGACGGTAAAGGCCGGAGCACCCCGGACCGCACGCCGAGCCGCATCCCGGACCGGAGTTAA
- a CDS encoding HesA/MoeB/ThiF family protein: MLLVLALAAAIWGLGRLMGASKQARAYMLGLLCVIVLALHVLLPDGHPVRMATGESPAPWLILGGFVAIALAYAFVLRRVKARADATQPEPPAPAARKDRFSGAELERYARHIVLRELGGPGQKALRDAKVLVIGAGGLGAPALQYLAAAGVGVIGVIDDDVVENANLQRQVIHTDARIGMPKVFSAKEAMEAQNPHVEVRPYQRRLDAEVAETLFADYDLILDGTDNFDTRYLANRAAVATGKPLVSGALSQWEGQLSVFAPAQGTPCYECIFPEAPAPGLAPSCAEAGVLGPLPGVVGAMMAVEAIKLIAGAGQPLLGEMLIYDALWSETRKITLKRREGCPVCGG, translated from the coding sequence ATGCTTCTCGTCCTTGCGCTGGCGGCCGCGATCTGGGGCCTCGGACGGCTCATGGGGGCCTCGAAGCAGGCGCGGGCCTACATGCTGGGGCTGCTCTGCGTGATCGTGCTGGCGCTGCACGTGCTCTTGCCCGACGGCCACCCCGTCCGCATGGCGACCGGCGAAAGCCCGGCGCCCTGGCTGATCCTCGGCGGGTTCGTGGCGATCGCGCTGGCCTATGCCTTCGTTCTGCGGCGGGTCAAGGCGCGGGCCGACGCGACACAGCCCGAGCCGCCCGCGCCCGCCGCGCGCAAGGACCGTTTCTCGGGCGCCGAGCTCGAGCGTTACGCCCGCCACATCGTCCTGCGTGAGCTGGGTGGTCCGGGCCAGAAGGCCCTGCGCGACGCGAAGGTGCTGGTGATCGGGGCCGGTGGCCTCGGCGCGCCGGCGCTGCAGTATCTCGCCGCCGCCGGGGTCGGCGTGATCGGCGTGATCGACGATGACGTGGTCGAGAACGCCAACCTGCAGCGGCAGGTGATCCACACCGACGCGCGCATCGGCATGCCCAAGGTCTTCTCGGCGAAAGAGGCGATGGAGGCGCAGAACCCGCATGTCGAGGTGCGCCCCTACCAGCGCCGGCTCGATGCGGAGGTCGCCGAGACGCTCTTTGCCGACTACGACCTGATCCTCGACGGCACCGACAATTTCGACACGCGCTATCTTGCCAACCGGGCCGCCGTGGCGACCGGCAAGCCGCTCGTCTCGGGCGCGCTCAGCCAGTGGGAGGGGCAGCTTTCGGTCTTCGCTCCGGCGCAGGGCACGCCCTGTTACGAATGCATCTTCCCGGAAGCCCCCGCGCCGGGGCTCGCGCCCTCCTGCGCCGAAGCCGGCGTGCTTGGCCCGCTGCCGGGCGTCGTGGGCGCGATGATGGCGGTGGAGGCGATCAAGCTCATTGCGGGCGCGGGCCAGCCGCTTCTGGGCGAAATGCTGATCTACGACGCGCTCTGGAGCGAGACCCGCAAGATCACCCTGAAGCGGCGCGAGGGCTGTCCGGTCTGCGGCGGCTGA
- the dut gene encoding dUTP diphosphatase gives MWDEGADRALGLPAYATEGAAGADLRANLPDRGEITLEPGARALVPTGLRLAIPEGWEVQVRPRSGLALKHGITLPNSPGTIDSDYRGPLGVIVMNAGEAPFVIAHGDRIAQMVAAPVEQAHFAVVETLPDTLRGTGGFGSTGRG, from the coding sequence ATGTGGGACGAGGGCGCGGACAGGGCACTGGGGCTTCCGGCCTATGCGACCGAGGGCGCGGCGGGCGCCGACCTGCGGGCGAACCTGCCCGACCGGGGCGAGATTACGCTTGAACCCGGCGCGCGCGCGCTGGTGCCCACCGGCTTGCGCCTCGCGATCCCCGAGGGCTGGGAGGTGCAGGTCCGACCGCGCTCGGGGCTCGCGCTCAAGCACGGGATCACCCTGCCGAACAGCCCCGGCACCATCGACAGCGACTACCGCGGCCCGCTCGGCGTGATCGTGATGAACGCCGGCGAGGCGCCCTTCGTCATCGCCCATGGCGACCGCATCGCGCAGATGGTGGCAGCGCCCGTCGAACAGGCGCATTTTGCGGTGGTGGAGACGCTGCCCGACACCCTGCGCGGCACGGGTGGCTTCGGCTCGACGGGGCGCGGCTGA
- the coaBC gene encoding bifunctional phosphopantothenoylcysteine decarboxylase/phosphopantothenate--cysteine ligase CoaBC: MLAGKRILLIIGGGIAAYKALELIRRLRERGAAVTPVLTRAAGEFVTPLSVGALAGEKVYTDLFDLTDEAEMGHIQLSRVADLVLVAPATADLMAKMAQGLAGDLATTLLLATDTPVMIAPAMNVRMWDHPATQRNLATLQGDGVRVVGPASGDMACGEYGPGRLSEVPEIVAAVEAALADGPLRGRRVLVTSGPTHEPIDPVRYIANRSSGAQGSAIAGALRDLGAEVIFVTGPAEAPRPSGVQVVEVETAREMRDAVMAALPVDAGVFAAAVADWRVENAATSKMKKVAGALPTLGFAENPDILAEVSRLENGRPSLVVGFAAETDDVEAHATAKRLRKGCDWIVANDVSPATGIMGGSENAVVLISGEGSESWPRMGKREVAKRLAARIAEALRAD; encoded by the coding sequence ATGCTGGCCGGCAAACGTATCCTGCTGATCATCGGTGGCGGTATCGCCGCCTACAAGGCGCTTGAGCTGATCCGGCGCCTGCGCGAGCGCGGCGCGGCGGTGACGCCGGTGCTGACGCGCGCCGCCGGCGAATTCGTGACGCCGCTCTCGGTCGGCGCGCTGGCCGGCGAAAAGGTCTACACCGACCTTTTCGACCTCACCGACGAGGCCGAGATGGGCCACATCCAGCTGAGCCGGGTGGCCGATCTGGTGCTGGTCGCTCCTGCGACGGCGGACCTGATGGCGAAGATGGCGCAGGGGCTGGCCGGGGATCTCGCGACGACGCTTCTGCTGGCCACCGACACGCCGGTGATGATCGCCCCGGCGATGAACGTGCGGATGTGGGACCACCCCGCGACGCAGCGCAACCTTGCGACACTGCAGGGCGACGGTGTGCGCGTGGTCGGTCCTGCGTCCGGTGACATGGCCTGTGGCGAATACGGGCCGGGGCGGCTTTCGGAGGTGCCCGAGATCGTCGCGGCGGTCGAGGCCGCGCTGGCGGACGGGCCGCTCAGGGGGCGCCGCGTGCTGGTGACTTCGGGGCCGACACATGAACCCATCGACCCGGTGCGCTACATCGCCAACCGGTCCTCGGGGGCGCAGGGCTCGGCCATTGCCGGGGCGCTGCGCGATCTCGGGGCCGAGGTGATCTTCGTCACCGGTCCGGCCGAGGCGCCGCGACCGTCGGGCGTTCAGGTGGTCGAGGTCGAGACCGCGCGCGAGATGCGCGATGCGGTGATGGCCGCGTTGCCCGTGGACGCTGGCGTCTTCGCTGCCGCGGTGGCCGACTGGCGTGTCGAGAACGCCGCGACGTCTAAGATGAAGAAGGTCGCCGGTGCGCTGCCGACGCTCGGGTTCGCCGAGAACCCGGACATTCTTGCCGAGGTCTCGCGGCTCGAGAACGGTCGCCCGTCGCTGGTCGTGGGCTTTGCCGCCGAGACCGACGATGTCGAGGCCCACGCAACGGCCAAGCGTCTGCGCAAAGGGTGCGACTGGATCGTCGCCAACGACGTGAGCCCTGCGACGGGGATCATGGGCGGCAGCGAGAACGCGGTGGTGCTGATCTCGGGCGAGGGCAGCGAGAGCTGGCCGCGCATGGGCAAGCGCGAGGTGGCAAAGCGCCTCGCGGCGCGGATCGCCGAGGCGCTGCGCGCGGACTGA
- a CDS encoding YraN family protein, giving the protein MGEQLAFDFRAPAPPIPAVVLRPHEDGRRARQDRGALGYHAGLSAEAQVVQDYERRGYAVLRKRWRGACGEIDLILQDGDALIFVEVKKSRSFDRALARLSQRQIGRLLRAGEEFAGTQPRGSLTDMRFDIALVNASGVIRVMENALGP; this is encoded by the coding sequence ATGGGCGAACAGCTTGCATTCGACTTCCGCGCGCCGGCGCCGCCGATCCCGGCGGTTGTGCTGCGCCCGCACGAGGACGGGCGTCGCGCCCGGCAGGATCGCGGCGCCCTTGGGTATCACGCGGGGCTGTCTGCCGAGGCGCAGGTGGTGCAGGACTACGAGCGGCGCGGTTACGCGGTGCTGCGCAAGCGCTGGCGGGGCGCCTGCGGCGAGATCGACCTTATCCTGCAGGACGGTGACGCCCTGATCTTCGTCGAGGTCAAGAAAAGCCGCAGCTTCGACCGGGCGCTCGCACGGCTCTCGCAACGTCAGATCGGCCGGCTCCTGCGGGCCGGGGAAGAGTTCGCGGGAACGCAGCCACGCGGCTCGCTCACCGACATGCGGTTCGATATCGCGCTCGTGAACGCCAGCGGCGTGATCCGGGTGATGGAGAACGCGCTCGGCCCCTGA
- a CDS encoding RNA polymerase factor sigma-32: MTPETFNDQTLSRRAMKAELLDADTELKLAYAWRDHRDEAALHRLINAYMRLAISMAAKFKRYGAPMGDLIQEAGLGLMKAADKFDPDRGVRFSTYAVWWIKASIQDYVMRNWSMVRTGSTSSQKSLFFNMRRVQARLEREAAAEGRSLERHVLQAAIAEEIGVPLTDVQMMEGRLSGSDFSLNATQSTDEDGREWIDTLEDDGEQSAQLVEGRLDNAQLREWLVTALTALNERERFIVRERKLREETRTLESLGQELGLSKERVRQLEAAAFTKMRKSLEAQSREVQHFLA; encoded by the coding sequence ATGACACCAGAGACCTTCAACGACCAGACCCTCTCGCGGCGCGCCATGAAGGCCGAGCTGCTCGATGCGGATACCGAGCTCAAGCTCGCCTACGCCTGGCGTGATCACCGGGACGAGGCTGCGCTGCATCGGCTCATCAACGCCTACATGAGGCTAGCTATCTCGATGGCGGCCAAGTTCAAGCGTTACGGTGCGCCGATGGGCGACCTGATCCAGGAAGCGGGTCTTGGCCTGATGAAGGCCGCGGACAAGTTCGACCCGGATCGCGGTGTGCGGTTCTCGACCTACGCGGTCTGGTGGATCAAGGCGAGCATCCAGGATTACGTGATGCGCAACTGGTCCATGGTCCGGACCGGCTCGACCTCGTCGCAGAAGTCGCTCTTCTTCAACATGCGCCGCGTTCAGGCCCGGCTCGAGCGCGAAGCCGCCGCCGAGGGTCGCTCGCTGGAGCGTCACGTGCTTCAGGCCGCCATCGCAGAAGAGATCGGCGTGCCGCTGACTGACGTGCAGATGATGGAAGGGCGCCTTTCGGGTTCCGACTTTTCGCTGAACGCGACGCAATCCACCGACGAGGACGGTCGCGAGTGGATCGACACGCTCGAGGACGACGGCGAGCAGAGCGCCCAGCTTGTCGAGGGCCGGCTGGACAACGCACAGCTGCGCGAGTGGCTGGTGACGGCGCTGACCGCGCTGAACGAGCGCGAGCGCTTCATCGTGCGCGAACGCAAGCTGCGCGAAGAGACCCGCACGCTGGAAAGCCTCGGTCAGGAACTCGGCCTGTCGAAAGAGCGCGTGCGCCAGCTTGAAGCGGCTGCCTTCACCAAGATGCGCAAGTCGCTTGAAGCGCAGTCGAGGGAAGTGCAACACTTCCTCGCATGA
- the rsmI gene encoding 16S rRNA (cytidine(1402)-2'-O)-methyltransferase: protein MNPERGGMAPGLYMVAVPIGNARDITLRALDILRDADVLAAEDTRSLRRLLEIHGVPLGDRPCLAYHDHNGERVRPRLLDALAAGQSVAYASEAGTPMISDPGFDLVRAAREAGYPVTTAPGASAVIAALTVAGLPTDRFCFGGFLPNAGGARRRGLEEMRGVSATLAFYESPKRLGAMLRDAADTLGADRPAAVCRELTKRFEECRQGSLGDLADHYADAPPKGEIVVLIGRGGSEKISELDIDRSLSEALQTMSVRDAADTVSAMYGVKRRPVYQRAMVLSREDGQGG from the coding sequence ATGAATCCGGAAAGGGGCGGAATGGCGCCGGGACTCTACATGGTGGCGGTGCCGATCGGCAACGCGCGCGACATTACGCTCAGGGCGCTGGACATCCTGCGCGACGCCGACGTGCTGGCCGCGGAAGACACGCGCAGCCTGCGACGGCTGCTCGAAATCCACGGCGTGCCGCTCGGGGACCGGCCGTGCCTCGCCTACCACGATCACAACGGCGAGCGCGTGCGGCCGCGCCTGCTCGACGCGCTCGCGGCGGGCCAGTCGGTGGCCTATGCGTCGGAAGCCGGGACGCCGATGATCTCGGACCCCGGCTTCGACCTGGTGCGCGCCGCCCGCGAGGCCGGCTACCCGGTGACCACCGCCCCGGGCGCCTCGGCGGTCATTGCCGCGTTGACGGTCGCGGGATTGCCGACCGACCGCTTCTGCTTCGGGGGCTTCCTGCCCAATGCCGGGGGCGCCCGGCGCCGCGGGCTCGAGGAAATGCGTGGCGTGTCCGCGACGCTCGCCTTCTACGAATCGCCGAAACGACTGGGCGCGATGCTGCGCGACGCCGCCGACACGCTTGGCGCTGACCGGCCCGCGGCGGTCTGCCGGGAACTGACAAAACGTTTCGAGGAATGCCGGCAGGGCAGTCTTGGGGACCTTGCCGACCACTACGCCGACGCGCCGCCCAAGGGTGAAATCGTGGTGCTGATCGGGCGGGGAGGTTCGGAGAAAATTAGTGAATTGGATATAGACCGTTCGCTGTCCGAGGCGCTGCAGACGATGTCGGTGCGCGACGCGGCCGATACGGTCTCGGCGATGTACGGAGTAAAGCGACGGCCTGTCTACCAGCGCGCAATGGTGCTGTCGCGCGAAGACGGGCAGGGCGGCTGA
- a CDS encoding YifB family Mg chelatase-like AAA ATPase yields MVAQAYTVAFEGVEARPVEVQCAVSAGVPAFAIVGLPDKAVSEARERVRAALTTMAIALPSKRITVNLSPADMPKEGSHFDLPIAIGLLAALDILPRDEIAQTMALGELALDGTLIPVPGALPAAMTAAEEDRTLLCPAASGPEAAWVDSCRVLGAHSLAEVVRHYTGDAPILPATRGEATDGPALRDLRDVKGQERAKRALEIAAAGRHHLMLVGTPGSGKSMMASRLPGILPPLAPREALETSMIHSLAGLLDQGGISRSRPFRQPHHTASMAAIIGGGRGAKPGEVSLAHNGVLFMDEFPEFPRAVLETLRQPIETGEVMVSRANAHVSYPCRFMLVAAANPCKCGYLSEPARACSRAPVCGEDYLGRISGPLMDRFDLRIEVPPVAFTDLDLPASGETSTAVAGRVAEARQRQTERFAAYPGLRTNADAEGALLEEVASPDAESRELLLRAADRFGLSARGYHRILRVARTIADLAGEPELRRPHIAEALSYRLVSSSES; encoded by the coding sequence GTGGTCGCTCAGGCCTACACGGTCGCGTTCGAGGGGGTCGAGGCACGCCCGGTCGAGGTGCAATGCGCCGTCAGCGCGGGGGTGCCGGCCTTTGCCATCGTCGGCCTGCCCGACAAGGCGGTCTCGGAAGCGCGCGAACGGGTGCGCGCGGCGCTCACCACCATGGCCATCGCCCTTCCGTCGAAACGGATCACGGTGAACCTTTCCCCGGCCGACATGCCCAAGGAGGGCTCACATTTCGACCTGCCCATCGCCATCGGCCTGCTCGCCGCGCTCGACATCCTGCCACGGGACGAGATCGCGCAGACCATGGCGCTTGGCGAACTGGCGCTCGACGGCACGCTGATCCCGGTGCCGGGCGCCCTGCCCGCCGCGATGACCGCCGCCGAGGAAGATCGCACGCTGCTCTGCCCCGCCGCCTCGGGACCCGAGGCCGCCTGGGTCGACAGTTGCCGCGTGCTTGGTGCGCACAGTCTTGCGGAGGTGGTGCGGCACTACACCGGCGACGCGCCGATCCTGCCCGCCACGCGGGGCGAGGCCACCGATGGGCCCGCCCTCCGGGACCTGCGAGACGTGAAGGGGCAGGAACGCGCCAAGCGCGCGCTCGAGATCGCGGCTGCCGGACGGCATCACCTGATGCTCGTCGGCACGCCCGGCTCTGGAAAGTCGATGATGGCCTCGCGGCTGCCCGGGATCCTGCCGCCGCTTGCCCCGCGGGAAGCGCTCGAAACCTCGATGATCCACTCGCTTGCCGGCCTGCTCGACCAAGGCGGCATCTCGCGTAGCCGGCCCTTTCGCCAGCCGCATCACACGGCTTCGATGGCGGCGATCATCGGCGGCGGGCGCGGCGCCAAACCCGGCGAGGTCAGCCTTGCGCACAACGGCGTGCTCTTCATGGACGAGTTCCCCGAGTTTCCCCGCGCCGTGCTCGAAACCCTGCGCCAGCCGATCGAGACCGGCGAGGTCATGGTGTCTCGCGCCAACGCCCATGTGTCCTATCCCTGCCGCTTCATGCTGGTCGCCGCCGCGAACCCCTGCAAATGCGGCTACCTGAGCGAGCCCGCGCGGGCCTGCTCACGGGCCCCGGTGTGTGGCGAAGACTACCTTGGCCGCATCTCGGGTCCGCTGATGGATCGCTTCGACCTGCGGATCGAGGTACCGCCCGTCGCCTTCACCGACCTCGACCTTCCGGCCTCGGGCGAGACATCGACCGCCGTGGCCGGGCGTGTCGCCGAGGCGCGCCAACGGCAAACCGAGCGTTTCGCAGCGTATCCGGGCCTGCGCACCAATGCCGATGCCGAGGGTGCACTGCTCGAGGAGGTCGCGAGTCCCGACGCCGAAAGCCGGGAACTGCTCTTGCGCGCGGCGGACCGCTTCGGCCTGTCGGCGCGTGGCTATCACCGCATTCTGCGTGTTGCCCGCACCATCGCCGACCTTGCCGGCGAGCCCGAGCTGCGGCGCCCGCATATCGCCGAGGCGCTGAGCTACCGATTGGTGTCGTCGAGCGAATCCTGA
- a CDS encoding alpha/beta hydrolase fold domain-containing protein: MSRRLAALNFVLRVAVKPRLARTRGPEQAAREFERSAALFLRRPPYLRRLERPRGLHWISAGPCRVRKVILYLHGGGYITGSGLTHQGVMGRLSKLSGIEVCAPDYPLAQDAPAPAAFDAACAAWRHCRALGYAPGDILLAGDSAGGGLALALLARCCASGEPPAAAVAFSPWTDLAMTGASLRDNAKADPFLPVGRMEELVQIVLGDLPADDPRISPLFATFPGCPPVMIQYARTEILADDARRMAERLRDAGGRVEIVVHPNAPHAWPVFDGWIPEARHSLRQAARFLQDSLDDTNR, encoded by the coding sequence ATGAGCCGCCGGCTCGCCGCGCTCAACTTCGTCCTGCGGGTCGCGGTGAAGCCGCGACTGGCCCGGACAAGGGGCCCCGAGCAGGCGGCGCGCGAGTTCGAAAGGTCGGCGGCGCTTTTCCTGCGCCGCCCGCCCTACCTGCGCCGACTCGAGCGGCCGCGCGGGTTGCACTGGATCAGTGCCGGCCCCTGCCGGGTGCGCAAGGTCATCCTCTATCTTCACGGCGGCGGCTACATCACCGGCAGCGGCCTCACCCATCAGGGCGTCATGGGCCGGCTTTCGAAACTGTCGGGGATCGAGGTCTGCGCCCCGGACTATCCGCTGGCTCAGGACGCGCCCGCGCCGGCGGCCTTCGATGCGGCCTGCGCCGCGTGGCGGCATTGTCGGGCGCTGGGCTATGCTCCGGGCGATATCCTTCTTGCCGGGGATTCCGCCGGAGGCGGGCTCGCGCTGGCGCTTCTCGCCCGCTGCTGCGCCTCGGGGGAGCCTCCGGCGGCGGCGGTGGCGTTCTCGCCCTGGACCGACCTCGCGATGACCGGTGCAAGTCTCAGGGACAATGCGAAAGCGGATCCGTTCCTGCCGGTCGGCCGGATGGAGGAACTGGTGCAAATCGTCCTTGGAGACCTTCCTGCCGATGATCCGAGAATTTCGCCTCTTTTTGCCACCTTTCCCGGCTGCCCACCCGTGATGATCCAATATGCGCGGACCGAGATCCTTGCCGATGACGCGCGGCGCATGGCCGAGCGGCTTCGCGACGCAGGCGGCCGAGTCGAGATTGTCGTGCATCCGAACGCACCCCATGCGTGGCCGGTCTTCGACGGATGGATTCCCGAGGCCCGCCACAGCCTGAGGCAGGCGGCGCGATTTCTTCAGGATTCGCTCGACGACACCAATCGGTAG
- the gshB gene encoding glutathione synthase — MKIAFQMDPIGPIDIDADSTFRLAEEAQARGHELYYYLPDHLSYQEGRIMARARSLKVQRVRGNHAEMGPLELLDLADVDVVWLRQDPPFDMHYITTTHLLERLGPETLVVNDPFWVRNSPEKLLVLNFPDLTPPTTIARDLQTIREFKERHGDIILKPLYGNGGAGVFRLDENDRNLSSLYELFTGFSREPLIVQKYLPAVTKGDKRVILVDGEPVGAINRVPAANEVRSNMHVGGRPEKVALTERDREICARIGPVLREKGQVFVGIDVIGDWLTEINVTSPTGIQELERFDEVNIAGKIWEAVEARLG, encoded by the coding sequence ATGAAAATCGCCTTTCAGATGGACCCGATCGGTCCGATCGACATCGACGCCGACAGCACCTTCCGTCTCGCGGAAGAGGCGCAGGCGCGCGGTCACGAACTGTATTATTACCTGCCGGATCATCTCTCCTATCAGGAGGGCAGGATCATGGCGCGGGCCCGGTCTCTCAAGGTGCAGCGCGTGCGCGGCAACCACGCGGAGATGGGGCCGCTCGAGCTGCTCGATCTAGCCGATGTCGACGTGGTCTGGCTGCGGCAGGATCCGCCCTTCGACATGCACTACATCACCACGACGCACCTGCTCGAGCGGCTCGGGCCGGAGACGCTGGTGGTGAACGATCCGTTCTGGGTCCGGAATTCGCCCGAGAAGCTGCTGGTGCTGAACTTCCCCGACCTGACACCGCCCACGACCATCGCCCGCGACCTGCAGACCATTCGCGAGTTCAAGGAGCGGCACGGCGACATCATTCTCAAGCCACTCTATGGGAACGGCGGGGCCGGCGTGTTCCGGCTCGACGAGAACGACCGCAATCTCAGCTCGCTTTACGAGCTGTTCACCGGATTTTCGCGCGAGCCTCTGATCGTGCAGAAATACCTGCCGGCAGTGACGAAGGGCGACAAGCGGGTGATCCTCGTCGACGGTGAGCCGGTCGGCGCGATCAACCGGGTTCCGGCAGCCAACGAGGTGCGGTCGAACATGCACGTGGGTGGCCGCCCCGAGAAGGTCGCCCTGACCGAACGTGACCGCGAGATCTGCGCGCGGATCGGACCGGTCCTGCGCGAGAAGGGGCAGGTGTTCGTCGGCATCGACGTCATCGGCGACTGGCTGACCGAGATCAACGTGACCTCGCCCACCGGCATTCAGGAGCTCGAGCGGTTCGACGAGGTGAACATCGCCGGCAAGATCTGGGAGGCGGTGGAAGCCCGACTCGGATGA
- a CDS encoding ChaN family lipoprotein, which translates to MMRLSFLAPLLALGLYAPAAFGQGSVFDEAEVIFLGETHDNPAHHARQAELVRELQPTALVFEMLTTDQSAQIRPGDVEDEVALAERLDWENTGWPDFSMYYPIFAAAPEAAIFGAELPRAEARAAQDRPLDAIFGPSAGFYALDKPLPPEQQEEREALQAAAHCDALPDDMLPVMVGIQRLRDARLAETALEALAMHGAPVVVITGNGHARTDWGAPALVAMAAPEVKVAALGQGEDGGDPGGSFDVVEQSEGVADREDPCAAFEDSTGN; encoded by the coding sequence ATGATGCGCCTCAGTTTCCTCGCCCCGCTTCTCGCGCTGGGCCTTTACGCTCCCGCCGCCTTCGGTCAGGGGAGCGTTTTCGATGAGGCCGAGGTGATCTTCCTCGGCGAGACCCACGACAACCCGGCGCACCATGCCCGGCAGGCAGAACTCGTGCGTGAGCTGCAGCCGACCGCGCTGGTATTCGAGATGCTGACCACGGACCAGTCCGCGCAGATCCGCCCCGGCGACGTCGAGGACGAGGTCGCGCTGGCCGAACGGCTCGACTGGGAAAACACCGGCTGGCCGGACTTCTCGATGTATTATCCGATCTTCGCGGCGGCCCCCGAGGCGGCGATCTTCGGGGCAGAGCTGCCGCGCGCGGAAGCCCGCGCGGCGCAGGACAGGCCGCTCGACGCGATTTTCGGCCCGAGTGCGGGGTTCTATGCGCTCGACAAGCCTCTGCCGCCGGAGCAGCAGGAAGAGCGCGAGGCGCTTCAGGCGGCGGCGCATTGCGACGCGCTCCCTGACGACATGCTGCCGGTCATGGTCGGCATCCAGCGGCTGCGCGACGCGCGGCTTGCCGAGACCGCGCTCGAAGCGCTGGCGATGCACGGCGCGCCGGTCGTCGTCATCACTGGCAACGGCCATGCCCGCACCGACTGGGGGGCTCCGGCGCTGGTCGCTATGGCGGCCCCCGAGGTCAAGGTGGCGGCGCTGGGGCAGGGCGAGGACGGCGGCGATCCCGGCGGCAGCTTCGATGTCGTCGAACAGTCCGAGGGCGTGGCCGACCGCGAAGATCCCTGCGCCGCCTTCGAGGACAGCACGGGCAATTGA